Genomic window (Bacillus vallismortis):
GATTGATGAGCGGAATGACCAGCAGGAGGTCTTTTATTACGAGAACGGCATAGAAGCGTTTGTCGCTTACTTAAATGAGGAAAAAGACGTCTTGTCTGAAGTGGTCTCGTTTGAGGGCGAGCATCATTCAATAGAAGTGGACTTTGCGTTCCAGTTTAATGACGGCTATTCTGAAAACATTCTGTCATTTGTTAATAACGTCAGAACAAAAGACGGCGGTACTCATGAGTCAGGTGCAAAAACAGCGATGACACGCGCTTTTAATGAATATGCGAGAAAAGTGGCTTTGCTGAAAGAAAAGGATAAGAACCTTGAAGGCACTGATATAAGGGAAGGGCTTTCAGCCATTATCTCTGTTCGCATTCCCGAAGAGCTTCTTCAGTTTGAAGGACAAACAAAAGGAAAGCTCGGTACAAGCGAAGCGAGATCAGCAGTTGATGCGATTGTTTCAGAGCAGCTTGCTTATTTTTTAGAGGAAAACCGGGATACCGCAACGCTCCTTGTCAAAAAAGCAATCAAAGCGAGTCAGGCACGCGAAGCGGCACGCAAAGCCCGTGAAGAAGCAAGAAGCGGCAAAAAACGCAAAAAATCTGAAGCGACATTAAGCGGAAAGCTGACGCCCGCCGGTTCAAGAAACCCGGCAAAAAATGAATTGTATCTCGTTGAGGGCGATTCTGCAGGCGGATCAGCCAAGCAGGGAAGAGACCGCAGATTCCAAGCGGTTCTGCCTTTACGCGGTAAAGTCATTAATACGGAAAAAGCGAAACTTGCTGATATCTTTAAAAATGAAGAGATCAATACGATCATTCATGCGATCGGCGGCGGAGTCGGAGCGGATTTCTCAGTCGATGATATCAACTACGACAAAATCATCATTATGACCGATGCCGATACTGACGGCGCTCATATTCAAGTGCTGCTTCTCACTTTTTTCTATCGCTATATGAAACCGCTCATTGAGCATGGCAAGGTGTTCATTGCACTGCCTCCTTTATATAAGGTCAGCAAAGGAAGCGGGAAAAAGGAAATCATTGAATATGCATGGTCTGATGAAGAGATGGATGATGTCCTGAAAAAAGTCGGCAAAGGCTATACCATTCAGCGATATAAGGGACTTGGAGAGATGAACGCAGACCAGCTGTGGGAGACGACGATGAATCCGGAGTCCCGTACGCTTGTAAGGGTCAAAATCGACGATGCGGCACGCGTAGAGAGACGTGTCACGACGTTAATGGGAGACAAAGTGGAGCCGCGCAGAAAGTGGATTGAGAAAAACGTCGCTTTCGGCTTAGATGAAGAAAGCAATATTTTAGAAAATGAAAACTTATCGGTCGCTGAGGAGGTTTAATGATTGTCACAGCCAGAATTATTTCATGATTTACCATTAGAAGAGGTGATCGGGGACCGTTTTGGGCGCTATAGTAAATATATTATTCAAGACAGGGCGCTTCCTGATGCAAGAGACGGCTTAAAGCCGGTACAGCGCAGAATTCTGTATGCGATGCATACAGATGGAAATACGTTTGATAAAAACTTCAGAAAAGCGGCCAAAACGGTCGGTAACGTTATCGGTAACTATCATCCGCACGGTGACAGCTCGGTTTATGAAGCAATGGTGCGGATGAGCCAGGATTGGAAAGTGCGAAATGTGTTAATAGAAATGCATGGGAACAACGGAAGCATCGACGGAGATCCTCCGGCAGCCATGCGTTATACAGAGGCGCGATTATCTCCGATCGCATCTGAGCTTCTTCGGGATATTGACAAAAATACGGTTGAATTTGTGCCGAACTTCGATGATACAAGCAAGGAGCCTGTCGTACTCCCGGCGATGTTCCCTAACCTATTGGTCAACGGATCTACCGGGATATCAGCGGGATATGCGACTGACATTCCCCCTCATCATCTCGGAGAAGTCATTGATGCTGTTATTAAACGCATCCAAATGCCATCTTGTTCTGTTGATGAACTCATGGAAGTCATAAAAGGGCCTGATTTTCCGACAGGCGGTGTTATTCAAGGTGTTGACGGCATAAGAAAAGCTTACGAAACCGGAAAAGGAAAAATCATTATCCGCGGAAAAGCTGAAATAGAAGGAATCAGAGGCGGACGTGAACAAATCGTCATTACTGAAATTCCTTATGAAGTAAACAAAGCCAACCTTGTGAAAAAAATGGACGAGTTCCGCATTGATAAAAAGGTTGAGGGCATCTCAGAGGTTCGCGATGAAACGGACCGTACAGGGCTGAGAGTGGTTATTGAACTGAAAAAAGAAGCGGATGCCAAAGGCATTTTGAATTTCTTATATAAAAATACCGATTTGCAGATCACATATAACTTTAATATGGTGGCCATTCATAACCGCCGTCCGATGCTGATGAGTCTGCCGGCTATTTTAGATGCATATATCGGCCACCAAAAAGAAGTCGTCACAAACCGTTCCGTTTACGAGCTTCAAAAAGCAAAAGACAGGCATCACATCGTAGAAGGTCTCATGAAAGCTTTGTCCATTTTGGATGAAGTCATTGCAACAATCCGTTCTTCAAGCGACAAACGTGACGCTAAAAACAATTTGATAGCGAAATATGAATTTACAGAGCCTCAGGCTGAAGCGATCGTGTCATTGCAGCTATACCGTTTAACCAATACAGATATCACAGCGCTGAAGGAAGAGGCTGAAGAGCTAGATGAAAAAATTGAAGAGCTCGAATCCATTCTGAGCAATGATAAAAAGCTGTTAAAAGTGATCACAAACAGCTTAAAAGCACTGAAAAAGAAATATGCAGACACAAGACGCTCTGTGATTGAAGAAAAAATTGAGGAAATTAAGATTAACCTTGAAGTCATGGTTGCCTCTGAAGATGTATATGTGACCGTTACGAAGGATGGTTACTTAAAACGGACGAGCCAGCGCTCATATGCCGCTTCCAACGGTCAGGATTTCGGAATGAAAGATACGGATAGGATACTGCATCAGTTTGAAATGAATACGACAGATGTGCTGCTGCTCTTTACGAACAAAGGAAGCTATATCTATTGCCCGGTTCACCAGCTGCCTGATATCAGATGGAAGGACATGGGCCAGCATTTTTCAAATGTGATTAGCATTGATGGTGATGAAACGATTGTAAAGGCCATACCGATAAAAGAATTTGATCCAGCAGCGTATCTATTGTTCTTTACGAAAAACGGAATGGTGAAAAAGACAGAGCTCACCCATTATAAAGCACAGCGTTATTCTAAAGCGCTCGTGGCATTAAATTTGAAGGGTGAAGATGAACTGATCGATGTACATGTGACAAATGGGGAAAGCCAGATCTTTATGGCCACTCACCTTGGATACGGCCTATGGTTTGGAGAGGACGAAGTAAATGTAGTTGGTGCGCGTGCGGCAGGTGTCAAAGGGATTAACTTAAAAGAAGATGACTTTGTGGTCTCCGGAGAGATCCTTCAAGAATCTGATTCAATTGTATTGTTCACACAGCGGGGAGCGGTAAAACGCATGAGTCTCGCCGAGTTTGAAAAAACGTCCCGTGCAAAACGAGGTGTCGTGATGCTAAGGGAACTGAAGAAAAATCCTCACCGTGTCGTATCGGTGTTCGCTTGTCGTCTTGATCAACGACTTATGGCGGAAACAGAAAAAGGCGACAGAAAAGAACTGCAGGCAAAAGACTTGCGGACAAACGACAGATACAGCAATGGCTCTTTCTTTATTGATGAAGAGGAATCAGGCAAAGTCACAGCTGTTTGGCGCCTTCAAACAGAGCAATAATATAAAACCCGCTCACATTATGTGAGCGGGTTTCGTTTGTTTTTCAATTAGCTTTCTTGGCTGGTGAAAAGATCTGTAAAGGCATGAACAAATTCGATTCCTTGCCATACAAATAAATTCAGCGCTGTGAAAGAAAATAAGCCTATAATCACCATTCTTAAGATAAACAACATGTTTAACAGCCTCCTCATATTTTCGTTATATAATCGGGTGATGTTGAACATGAAGTTTGCCAAAATAAGACGATTGATAAAATTTGGCCAGTATAAAGCTTTTTTTTCGCTGGCGCCTGCGGGAGTATCCCGTATCTTTGCTTTCAGCGGTCAGAAGCCGAACAGCCATTGCCCATAAAGCAGTCAGCGCAAATGCTCCTGTGATGGATTTCTTCTCATCATCAGCATTTTGGCCGGCTTTCATCTCATGCAATTCCTGCTGGTCGGCTACGGCTTTATAATGATGGCCGATATCAAAGGCGTGGGGAAGTGAGAACAAATGAAAACTGGCAATCGCCAAGAATAAGATGGACGCTTTCAGTATCGTTACTTTTTTCAAATGATCTCCCCCCCTTTAATATTACTGAATATTTTTATAATAATACCCTAACCCATCCTGAAAGTAAACCTGATTTATTAAATTTAAAAATAAAGTTTACTTTGTTAAGTATATATCTTTTTGCTTATTTTTGAAAGAGCAACTTCATTTATTAGTGTATGTATACCCGGTCTGAGACGTGAATAAAAACATATTTTAAATGATATGTTTGTTGTTTAGGATTTATGCCTCTATTTATCAGAGAAATTCTTACTTTTCAAAAGAAATACGATTTTTAATGAAGCTTATAAGAAGTAATTTTTTATTCATAGGAAAATAATAGAGAGGGGGACCGAAGGAGGGAGTATCAATCTAGGACAATAATCTTCACGAAAAAACTTCCTAATTCGACATATTGTGATATAATAAGACTTATCATGTTAAAAAATCTAACATCAAATTTGAAATTACTATGAATTGATGAATACGGGAGGTCAATATGGAGTCTTTTTTCAACAGCTTAATCAATATTCCAAGTGCTTTTATCTGGAAATATTTATTTTATATTTTAGTAGGACTTGGGTTATTTTTTACACTTCGTTTTGGTTTTATCCAATTCCGTTATTTTATTGAAATGTTCAGAATAGTGGGAGAGAAGCCTGACGGAAATAAAGGCGTTTCATCTATGCAGGCATTCTTTATTTCAGCCGCATCCCGAGTCGGTACAGGGAATTTGACGGGTGTTGCCTTAGCAATTGCGACAGGCGGACCGGGCGCTGTCTTTTGGATGTGGGTTGTAGCTGCTGTAGGTATGGCTTCAAGCTTTGTTGAGAGCACGTTAGCCCAGCTTTATAAAGTGAAGGACGGAGACGATTTCCGCGGCGGACCGGCCTACTATATTCAAAAAGGCCTTGGTGTCAGATGGCTCGGCATCGTATTCGCTGTCTTAATTACCGTATCATTCGGTTTAATTTTTAACGCTGTTCAATCCAATACAATTGCAGGAGCGTTAGAAGGCGCTTTTCATGTGAATAAAATAGTTGTGGCCATTGTTCTTGCTGTTTTAACGGCCTTTATTATCTTCGGCGGTTTAAAACGTGTTGTCGCTGTGACACAATTGATTGTTCCAGTCATGGCTGGGCTTTATATTCTCATTGCTCTTTATGTTGTATTCACAAATATTTCTGCATTCCCAAGCGTTATTGCGATCATTGTTAAAAACGCTTTAGGAATTGAACAAGTTGTCGGCGGAGGACTGGGAGCGATCATCGTCATTGGTGCACAGCGCGGACTTTTCTCTAACGAAGCAGGAATGGGTAGCGCGCCAAACGCTGCTGCTACTGCTCATGTTTCACATCCGGCAAAGCAGGGCTTTATTCAGACATTAGGCGTGTTTTTCGATACATTTATCGTATGTACGTCTACAGCGTTTATCATTTTACTGTACAGTGTAACACCAAAAGGTGACGGCATCCAGGTTACACAGGCTGCTCTGAGCCACCATATTGGAGGCTGGGCTCCTAGTTTCATAGCTATCGCAATGTTCTTGTTCGCCTTTAGTTCAGTTGTCGGAAACTACTATTATGGCGAGACAAACATTGAATTTATTAAAACAAGCAAAACATGGCTGAACATTTACCGTATCGCGGTTATTGCTATGGTTGTCTTTGGGTGTGTAGCAGGGTTCCAGATTGTTTGGGATATGGCGGACCTCTTTATGGGGATTATGGCGTTGATTAACTTAATTGTGATAACGCTCTTGTCAAACGTAGCTTACAAAGTGTATAAAGATTACGCGAATCAGCGAAAACAAGGACTTGACCCTGTATTTAAATCGAAAAACATCCCGGGTCTTAAAAACACTGAAACTTGGGAAGATGAGAAACAAGAAGCATAAAAACACGGCTGCATTCACTTCAATGAATGCAGCTTTTTATTTGCCGAAAAGAAGCGGAATATTTTGATTTGATAAAATAATGATGTGTAAAGTCCTGATTATACACTTTTATCTTTGATCCACATGTATCAGCTTGTATCTGAAACAACACAAAAAGAGAAATTAGACAGGCTTTTAAGCCGGCTAAAAACAAGAAATTAGGTTGATAGACAAATATAAGAAAGCTTTTTACAATGAGTTCGTGGTAAAAAAGCGAAAGGGAGGAGAGCGGTGAGTTACTAGGCATATTTTTTACATATTGATTTGAAGGAGGAATATCATATATGAAACGTTCAGTCTCTATCTTAACCGTATGTTTATTCATTGCATTACTAGCGACCGGCGGCTTGGCGGCTCCAGAAGCATCTGCAGCAGGGACAAAGACGCCGGTATCCATAAATGGCCAGCTTAGCATAAAAGGCACACAGCTAGTCAATCAAGATGGCAAAACGGTGCAGTTGAAGGGGATCAGTTCACACGGATTGCAATGGTTTGGCGATTTTGTCAATAAAGACACCTTAAAATGGCTGAGAGACGATTGGGGCATTACGGTTTTCCGAGCGGCGATGTATACGGCAGACGGCGGTTATATTGATAATCCGTCTGTGAAAAACAAAGTAAAAGAAGCGGTTGAAGCGGCAAAAGAGCTTGGGATATATGTCATCATCGACTGGCATATCTTAAATGACGGCAACCCAAATCAAAATAAAGAGAAGGCAAAAGAATTCTTCAAGGAAATGTCAAGCCTTTACGGAAACACGCCAAACGTTATCTATGAAATTGCGAATGAACCAAACGGCGATGTGAACTGGAAGCGTGATATTAAACCGTATGCGGAAGAAGTAAGTTCCGTTATCCGTAAAAACGATCCCGACAACATCATCATTGTCGGTACCGGTACATGGAGCCAGGATGTGAATGATGCTGCAGATGATCAGCTTGCGGATAACAATATC
Coding sequences:
- a CDS encoding sodium:alanine symporter family protein, translated to MESFFNSLINIPSAFIWKYLFYILVGLGLFFTLRFGFIQFRYFIEMFRIVGEKPDGNKGVSSMQAFFISAASRVGTGNLTGVALAIATGGPGAVFWMWVVAAVGMASSFVESTLAQLYKVKDGDDFRGGPAYYIQKGLGVRWLGIVFAVLITVSFGLIFNAVQSNTIAGALEGAFHVNKIVVAIVLAVLTAFIIFGGLKRVVAVTQLIVPVMAGLYILIALYVVFTNISAFPSVIAIIVKNALGIEQVVGGGLGAIIVIGAQRGLFSNEAGMGSAPNAAATAHVSHPAKQGFIQTLGVFFDTFIVCTSTAFIILLYSVTPKGDGIQVTQAALSHHIGGWAPSFIAIAMFLFAFSSVVGNYYYGETNIEFIKTSKTWLNIYRIAVIAMVVFGCVAGFQIVWDMADLFMGIMALINLIVITLLSNVAYKVYKDYANQRKQGLDPVFKSKNIPGLKNTETWEDEKQEA
- the parE gene encoding DNA topoisomerase IV subunit B translates to MARKQQFDYNEDAIQVLEGLEAVRKRPGMYIGSTDARGLHHLVYEIVDNSVDEVLAGHGDHIIVKIHKDNSISVQDRGRGMPTGMHKLGKPTPEVILTVLHAGGKFGQGGYKTSGGLHGVGASVVNALSEWLTVTIERDGFIYQQRFENGGKPVTSLEKIGKTKKTGTLTHFKPDPTMFSATTYNFETLSERLRESAFLLKGLKIELIDERNDQQEVFYYENGIEAFVAYLNEEKDVLSEVVSFEGEHHSIEVDFAFQFNDGYSENILSFVNNVRTKDGGTHESGAKTAMTRAFNEYARKVALLKEKDKNLEGTDIREGLSAIISVRIPEELLQFEGQTKGKLGTSEARSAVDAIVSEQLAYFLEENRDTATLLVKKAIKASQAREAARKAREEARSGKKRKKSEATLSGKLTPAGSRNPAKNELYLVEGDSAGGSAKQGRDRRFQAVLPLRGKVINTEKAKLADIFKNEEINTIIHAIGGGVGADFSVDDINYDKIIIMTDADTDGAHIQVLLLTFFYRYMKPLIEHGKVFIALPPLYKVSKGSGKKEIIEYAWSDEEMDDVLKKVGKGYTIQRYKGLGEMNADQLWETTMNPESRTLVRVKIDDAARVERRVTTLMGDKVEPRRKWIEKNVAFGLDEESNILENENLSVAEEV
- the parC gene encoding DNA topoisomerase IV subunit A, giving the protein MSQPELFHDLPLEEVIGDRFGRYSKYIIQDRALPDARDGLKPVQRRILYAMHTDGNTFDKNFRKAAKTVGNVIGNYHPHGDSSVYEAMVRMSQDWKVRNVLIEMHGNNGSIDGDPPAAMRYTEARLSPIASELLRDIDKNTVEFVPNFDDTSKEPVVLPAMFPNLLVNGSTGISAGYATDIPPHHLGEVIDAVIKRIQMPSCSVDELMEVIKGPDFPTGGVIQGVDGIRKAYETGKGKIIIRGKAEIEGIRGGREQIVITEIPYEVNKANLVKKMDEFRIDKKVEGISEVRDETDRTGLRVVIELKKEADAKGILNFLYKNTDLQITYNFNMVAIHNRRPMLMSLPAILDAYIGHQKEVVTNRSVYELQKAKDRHHIVEGLMKALSILDEVIATIRSSSDKRDAKNNLIAKYEFTEPQAEAIVSLQLYRLTNTDITALKEEAEELDEKIEELESILSNDKKLLKVITNSLKALKKKYADTRRSVIEEKIEEIKINLEVMVASEDVYVTVTKDGYLKRTSQRSYAASNGQDFGMKDTDRILHQFEMNTTDVLLLFTNKGSYIYCPVHQLPDIRWKDMGQHFSNVISIDGDETIVKAIPIKEFDPAAYLLFFTKNGMVKKTELTHYKAQRYSKALVALNLKGEDELIDVHVTNGESQIFMATHLGYGLWFGEDEVNVVGARAAGVKGINLKEDDFVVSGEILQESDSIVLFTQRGAVKRMSLAEFEKTSRAKRGVVMLRELKKNPHRVVSVFACRLDQRLMAETEKGDRKELQAKDLRTNDRYSNGSFFIDEEESGKVTAVWRLQTEQ